In Caulobacter segnis ATCC 21756, the sequence GCATCGTCAGCCCGACTACCTGGCCAAGGCCGGTCTACCGAACGTGCCGGCGCTGGAGATCGACGAGACCACCTGCATCACCGAATCGGTGGCGATCTGCCGCTATCTGGAAAGCGTCTATCCAGAACCGAACCTGTTCGGCCGCGATCCGCTGGAGGCGGCGGTGATCGAGATGTGGACGCGGCGGGCCGAGATGCTGCTGTCGACGCCGCTGATGATGGCCGTGCGCCACAGCCACCCGGCGCTGGCGGCGATCGAGACCCAGGTGCCCGAGATCGCCGAGACCAATCGCAAGGGCGCCGAGCGCGCGCTGAAGGTGTTCGACCGTCGCCTGGCCGAAAGTGAGTTCATCGCCGCCGATCGCCTGACCATCGCCGACATCCTGGCGGTCACCGGCATCGACTTCGCGCGCATGGTCCGCTTCCGGCCGCCCGAGGAGTTGGTCCACGTGAACCGCTGGCTGAAGGCGATGATGGCGCGTCCGGCCGCGAAGGCGGGGGTTTAGGGCATTGAAAATCCTCCCCCGTGGGGGAGGAGGCCGAAGGCCGGAGGGGGAAGTGCTGCCGAGCCTGCTTCTTCCCCCTCCGTCGGCTTCGCCGACACCTCCCCCGTTAGGGGGAGGATTTAGGTCACCGCGCCTTGATCTTCTTGATCACGCCCGAGAAGTTCAGCATCGGGCCGGTCCCGGTCGAGACTAGGCCGCGCACGAACAGCAGGGATCCGCCGGCGCGCACCACCTCGCCGGTGGCGGTCACGAGATCGCCGGGCCGAGCGGGGCCGACGAACTCGCCGTTCAGGCTGACGGTCACCGCGCGGCTGTCGGCCAGCTCCTTCCAGGCGATCGCGAACAGCGAGAAGTCGGCGAAGGTCATCATGCAGCCGCCGTGCATGAAGCCGCCGCCGTTCATGTGCTTGGGCTCCGCGCGGAAGGCGGTGGTGACGCGGCCGTCCTCGCCCTCGCGGAAATAGAAGGGGCCGGACTGGTCCTCGAAGGGGTCGAGACCGGACCAGGTCCGCCAGCCCGCCCAGTCGCCCGTCTCGATCAGGCGCGGTCCGCCGATGACTTCGTTGCCGCCGTCCATGGTGCTCCCCTCGACCTTATCGGTGTTCAGTTAGATGGCTCGGCGATGGCGTGCAAGGCGTCGGTCTCGCCTCTGCTGACAATCCATGGCATGGGAGCGGCCATGACCTCCCCGATCCAAGACACGATCCTGTCCCAGCTGGCGGCGCTGCCCGAAGGCAAGTCGATCGACCCGATGAACGTCGCCAAGGCCATCCAGCCCGAGCGCTGGCAGCAGATCCTGGGCCACGTGCGCACCAACGCCATTGAGCTGGCCCGCGAGGGCAAGGTCGTGATTCTGCGCCACAACAAGCCGACCAATCCGGAGAAGTTCCGGGGCGTCTATCGCATCCGCCTGCGGATGGAGGGCGATCCGACCTCGTTCGAGGACGAGGTCGCCGGCGACGAGGACTGATCCTCGAACGACAGCCCTTGGGCGGAGGGGCGCGGGCGCCTAAATCGGCTGCATGTCGCTCGACGCGCTCCTTTCCGACATCGCCGCCTGCCGGGCCTGCGCGCCCTACCTGCCGCACGCGCCTCGGCCGGTGACGCGGGTCCGAGAGGAGACCCGCATCCTGATCGCCGGCCAGGCGCCAGGAAGGCTGGTGCATGAGACCGGCCTGCCGTTCAACGATCCGTCGGGCGTGCGCCTGCGCCAGTGGATGGGGATCGATCGCGAGACCTTCTATGGCCGCCCCGAGATCGGCGTCGCGGCCATGGCCTTCTGCTTTCCCGGCACGAACCCCAAGGGCGGCGACTATCCGCCGCCGCCACGCTGCGCGGCGACATGGCGTGCGCGGCTGCTGGAGCAGCTCCCGAACATCGAACTGACCCTGCTGGTCGGCAGCTACGCCCAGGCCTGGGCGCTGCCGGGACGGACCGGCAAGACCATGACCGACACCATCGCCGCCTGGCGCGACTTTGGCCCGAACGTCCTCCCGCTGCCGCATCCGTCCTGGCGCAACACCGCCTGGCTGAAGCGCAATCCGTGGTTCGAGGCCGAGGTGACGCCTTATCTCCGCCAGCGGATCGCGGAAATCCTCAGGACATGAACCGCCGCGCGCTGATCCTGACCGCCTCCGCCCTGGGCCTCTCTGCCTGCGCGCCGCTGGCGCAGAGGCCGGAGCTCGCGGCCTTGGGCTTTCGCGGTCCGCGCCTGCTGGACGACGCCTTCGTCAGCTTCGACGGCGCGCGGCTGGGCCTGATGCGCTGGCTGCCGGCGGGCGAGCCGGCCAGAGAGCCGGATTGGGTGATCGTCGGCCTGCACGGCATGAACGACTACGCCAACGCCTATCACCTGGCGGCGGCCTGGTGGGCTGACCGCGGGATCGCGACCTACGCCCTTGACGTCCGAGGGTTTGGGCGCTCGCCCGAGCGCGGGATCTGGGCGCCGACCGATCTCGTCTTGGAGGACGTCCGCGCCCTGGTGGCGGCGGTCCGCGAGCGGCATCCGAACGCCAAGGTCGCCCTGACCGGGATCAGCATGGGCGGGGCGCTGGCGATCTGCGCCATGGCCTCCAGCGATCCGCCGCCCGTCGACAAGCTGATGCTGTTCGCCCCGGCGGTCTGGGGCTGGTCCAACCAGCCCTTGCCGAACCGGGTCAGCCTGTGGGCCACCGCGCACCTGATGGGGGAATGGGTGGTCAAGCCGCCCGACTGGCTGGCGCGGAACATCATGGCCAGCGACAACATCGACGAGCTGCGCCGCATGGGCCGCGATCCGTTGATGATCTGGGGCGCGCGGTCCGACGCGATCTACGGCCTGGTCGGGCTGATGGAGCGGGGCTGGCGCTCGGCCGACCAGATCCGCGTCCCCACCGCCTGGTTCTACGGCGCGCGCGACCAGATCATCCCGCGCGAGCCGACGGTCGAGGCGGTGCGCCGCCTGCCGGCCCAGGCGCGAACGGCCTACTACGCCGACGGTTATCACCTGCTCCTGGTCGATCGGCAGGCCGAGAAGGTCTGGGCGGACGCCGAGGCGTTCCTGCGCGACACCTCGGCCGCCTGGCCGCCGTCGGGCGCGCCCGCCATCCCGACGTCGGTCGCGGCCCTGACCGCCCTCGACCCGCCCAAGCCCGCCAAGCGCAAGATGTCGCGCCGCCAGCCTTGAGGGTTGTTCGGGGCGGCGAGGGGGCGTAAACCCCGCGCCACATTCATTCTGGCTGACGCGAGACCGACGGCATGACCTTGTTCGATTCCCCCGATTTCGAGGGACACGAAGGCGTTCACGCTTTCTTCGACGAAAAAACCGGTCTGAAGTCGATCATCGCGATCCACTCCACCGCCCGCGGTCCGGCCGCCGGCGGTTGCCGCATGTGGGACTATTCCAGCGCCGACGCGGCGATCACCGACGCCCTGCGCCTGTCGCGTGGCATGTCCTACAAGAACGCCATGGCCGAGCTGGACCTCGGCGGCGGCAAGGCCGTGATCATCGGCGACAGCCGCAGCCAGAAGACGCCGGAACTGTTCGAGGCCTTCGGCCGCGCGGTCGACAGCCTGGCCGGCCAGTACTGGACGGCCGAGGACGTCGGCGTCTCGCCGGCCGACCTGGAAAGCACCCGCAAGACCACCCGTTTCGTCGCCGGCCTGGAAGGCCACGCCGCCGCCTCGGGCGATCCGTCGCCGGTCACCGCCGAGGGCGTGTTCCGGGGCGTGCGCCTCTGCGTCGAGCGCGCTCTGAACCGTGACCTGAACGGCGTCCACGTCGCCATCCAGGGCGTCGGCCATGTCGGCGCTTATCTCGCCGAGAAGCTGCACGCCGCCGGCGCGCGCCTGACCATCGCCGACGTCAACCAGCCCGCCCTGGAAGCCGTCGCCGCCAAGACCGGCGCCCAGATCGTGCCGACCGACGCCATCTTCGACGTCGAGGCCGACGTGTTCGCGCCCTGCGCTCTGGGCGGCGCCATCTCGGCCGCGACCCTGCCGCGCCTGAAGGCCAAGATCATCGCCGGCGCCGCCAACAACCAGCTGGCCGACGCGACCATCGGCCAGGCCGTGTTCGAGCGCGGCCTGCTCTACGCGCCGGACTACGTGATCAACGGCGGCGGCATCATCAACGTGGCCGCCGAGATCCGCGGCCTGGAAGCCGGCGCCGCCTTCGACGGCGGCTGGGTGGCCGCCAAGCTCGATCGCCTGGCCCAGACCCTGGCCGAGGTGATCGACCAGTCGATCGCCGAGAAGCGTCCGGCCAACCTGGTCGCCGACGAGATCGCCCGCGCCCGCATCGCCGCCGCGCGCGCCTAAACCCGGATTCGCGCGTTTCTCTGGGAGCAACCTGTTCCCGGAGACCGCGATGTCCCATCTCGACGAGCTGAAAGCGCAGCTGGAAGTGGCCGTCGCGGCCGAGGATTTCGAAGCGGCGGCGAAGTTGCGCGACCACATTCTCTCCATCCAGCACAGCGCCCTGGTGCGCGATGTCGAGGCGCCGTCCCAGGCGTCCTACTTCCAGCGCGAGGTTCCGGGACGCATGGGCCTGGGCACCGACCAGCCCGTGCCGCTCAAGCCCGAAGGATGGGTTCCGCCGGTCAAGCCCGATCCGATGACGGCCGGACACTCGCGCGGCGGCCGGCGGCGGAAGGGCTGAGCGCGAATCTACCTTCAAAGCAGTTTCAACTCGCCTTCCTGGGCCTTGCGCCCAGGACCCAGGCCAGCGGCGAGCTCTGATGTCGAAGCCAG encodes:
- a CDS encoding alpha/beta hydrolase, with the translated sequence MNRRALILTASALGLSACAPLAQRPELAALGFRGPRLLDDAFVSFDGARLGLMRWLPAGEPAREPDWVIVGLHGMNDYANAYHLAAAWWADRGIATYALDVRGFGRSPERGIWAPTDLVLEDVRALVAAVRERHPNAKVALTGISMGGALAICAMASSDPPPVDKLMLFAPAVWGWSNQPLPNRVSLWATAHLMGEWVVKPPDWLARNIMASDNIDELRRMGRDPLMIWGARSDAIYGLVGLMERGWRSADQIRVPTAWFYGARDQIIPREPTVEAVRRLPAQARTAYYADGYHLLLVDRQAEKVWADAEAFLRDTSAAWPPSGAPAIPTSVAALTALDPPKPAKRKMSRRQP
- a CDS encoding uracil-DNA glycosylase family protein; protein product: MSLDALLSDIAACRACAPYLPHAPRPVTRVREETRILIAGQAPGRLVHETGLPFNDPSGVRLRQWMGIDRETFYGRPEIGVAAMAFCFPGTNPKGGDYPPPPRCAATWRARLLEQLPNIELTLLVGSYAQAWALPGRTGKTMTDTIAAWRDFGPNVLPLPHPSWRNTAWLKRNPWFEAEVTPYLRQRIAEILRT
- a CDS encoding PaaI family thioesterase, translated to MDGGNEVIGGPRLIETGDWAGWRTWSGLDPFEDQSGPFYFREGEDGRVTTAFRAEPKHMNGGGFMHGGCMMTFADFSLFAIAWKELADSRAVTVSLNGEFVGPARPGDLVTATGEVVRAGGSLLFVRGLVSTGTGPMLNFSGVIKKIKAR
- a CDS encoding glutathione S-transferase family protein, with the translated sequence MKLYDSRRAPNPRRVRWFMAEKGIEDIEIVDVDIFGGQHRQPDYLAKAGLPNVPALEIDETTCITESVAICRYLESVYPEPNLFGRDPLEAAVIEMWTRRAEMLLSTPLMMAVRHSHPALAAIETQVPEIAETNRKGAERALKVFDRRLAESEFIAADRLTIADILAVTGIDFARMVRFRPPEELVHVNRWLKAMMARPAAKAGV
- a CDS encoding UvrB/UvrC motif-containing protein, with protein sequence MSHLDELKAQLEVAVAAEDFEAAAKLRDHILSIQHSALVRDVEAPSQASYFQREVPGRMGLGTDQPVPLKPEGWVPPVKPDPMTAGHSRGGRRRKG
- a CDS encoding DUF3253 domain-containing protein; this encodes MTSPIQDTILSQLAALPEGKSIDPMNVAKAIQPERWQQILGHVRTNAIELAREGKVVILRHNKPTNPEKFRGVYRIRLRMEGDPTSFEDEVAGDED
- a CDS encoding Leu/Phe/Val dehydrogenase, which produces MTLFDSPDFEGHEGVHAFFDEKTGLKSIIAIHSTARGPAAGGCRMWDYSSADAAITDALRLSRGMSYKNAMAELDLGGGKAVIIGDSRSQKTPELFEAFGRAVDSLAGQYWTAEDVGVSPADLESTRKTTRFVAGLEGHAAASGDPSPVTAEGVFRGVRLCVERALNRDLNGVHVAIQGVGHVGAYLAEKLHAAGARLTIADVNQPALEAVAAKTGAQIVPTDAIFDVEADVFAPCALGGAISAATLPRLKAKIIAGAANNQLADATIGQAVFERGLLYAPDYVINGGGIINVAAEIRGLEAGAAFDGGWVAAKLDRLAQTLAEVIDQSIAEKRPANLVADEIARARIAAARA